Within the Cotesia glomerata isolate CgM1 linkage group LG6, MPM_Cglom_v2.3, whole genome shotgun sequence genome, the region AACTATTGAACCAGTCAAGATAGCGAAAAATCATAGGAGACCTTTCTTGTAGAGCGTTAAATTTGCTATAAGAATTGTAATTAGTCCATCTCttcattattttatgatagaaacaaatttcaaaatattaacaGAACTTTTCCCGTGTTATTTCCATTTAAAACTTTAGCTATCGGGGAGGTCgggtaaatattaaaattaagagctaaaattttgcatgaatttttttatatagaaTTAAAACTGATTTAGGACTatcgtgaaaaaaaattcgaacaTCACCTAAATAAGgaccaccctaatatatatatatatatatatatatatatatatatatatatatatatatatatatatatatatatatatatatatatatatatatactagctgacccggcaaacgttgttttaccatataaataatttcctagtaatttctagtgtcgacaaaaaatagcttacttattgtaagtatgtatgtatgttagaatgtgtattgtatgtatgtaaaaatGTGGTATATGCGTGCAATAAGcatggagcgctgtgaacgatgagggaatataaaaataacaaaaggcaaacattatttttaagttattataatttattcctcaaaattatatatcattaattaaacaattacgacagtaacactattaaacaatatcaatctcttaatgctatagcgtgaacaatattttttgttagtccatctttagctaacacaaacaaactggatggtttacccactcgagagcatgccacgtataattgtccgtgtgaaaaacatggtgttctcaaatctaatccacaaacagacatcgtttgaccttgggatttgttgatagtcattgcaaatgccaatctaatcggaaactgaatacgtttgaattgaattggcacatctgtaGGTATAATAGGAATCCGTGGTATGAGTATATTTTCACCTCTgaacttgccatttaaaatccTGGCTTCGATCACGTTTtccattaatttttgaatgactaATCGCGTACCGTTGCACAGCCGGGGCGGGTTCGAATTACGAAGCAAGataattggagatccaacctttaattgtaaattatgcagtggcatgcctggcaaatccagtgagttcaaaaactctgtGGAAAAATTTACTGCTTCGCTGTCGtcgcaaactgtatcaatagatttatatgataccaagtTCCCTGGCAACAACATttgtatcttcagatttaaattGTCAACGTCTACATTTTTTGCCGCTAAAATCgctctttctgcaagccaCTCATGATTTATGTACTGTGTGTGtacatcgggaaatatttgttcaatgagagTATCTTGCGAATCAGCGATTGTGCAAAAATCGGTCGGTAATTTTACGTATCCAGTTTCATCTATAGCAACTTTTCCATCATCGATATCTAAGagttgttttgaaaatgtttcagcggatggatcttgaagcatttgaacgcgcatatttatttttagctgtaatttttcaacattacgccACAATGGAGATGATTTTAAGCAAGCGTTGATCTCATCAGCGTATGTTGAACGTGGAATGACTGGAAGTGTTTGTCTGAAATCACCTGAAAGGACCAACAGAGTTCCGCCAAATAGTTTGTCactgtttttaatatctttcaatgtccTGTTCAACGCCTCAAGTGAATGTTTGTGTGCCATAGTACATTCAttccaaataataattttacaccgTTTCAGCACAGTGGCCATGGACGATTGTTTCTTAATGTTGCATACTGCGTCAGGGTTATTCTGAATATTTAGTGgcagcttaaatactgaaTGAGCTGTTCTACCTCCATCCAATAAAGTTGCTGCAATGCCCGATGATGCAACGGCCAATGCGATGCCATTATTTGATCGTATTTCAGCAAGAATTAGCGAAATAACGAATGTTTTGCCAGTTCCACCCGGTGCATCCAAAAAGAAGAACCCACCTTGTCCAGCTGAAACTGCGAGCATAATGCGATCATAAATGGTTCTTTGTTCCTCATTCATTAGTGGGACATTGCGGGCAACAATCGCTGCTATTTCTACAGTAGTGTACTGCAGTTCACGATTCATTTCAGTATTCATTAAATCAGGTGCAGTTCGATTTGGCGAATTCATACCGAAATTACTAAGTGGTAAGTTGGCAATGACAATGCAAAGATCCTCAATAGCAATCAATGCTTCATTGTATATTTCGTCGCTGAATCTTATAGTTAGATCGTGGCACCGTATACGATGTTGATGCAATATATCATCAGTCATTGAAGCTTTGTGATTTTCCCATAATATCTGTGCTCGGGCTGGGAAACATGTAGTCAACGCTATAGCGAATAGTAGACGAATTTGTATTGCTGTACAGTTCAATGCAGCTTCAGCAAGCATGCATTCCTACTGGTAGTCGTCTTCCAGCAAGCCAAGTGCAAGGCATGCATCTTTATACGTTGGATATTGTTGCCCATTCACTTTACGTATATCTTGAAATGATAAtgggccagtaacattaaccAACAACAGTCGAAGATAAAAGCACTCCGTGTGTCTTGGATTGACTGTAAATAATCGCCCCAAGgcgtttgatttaaataaattgagacaTGCAGCAACTGGTGAGCCTTGCTTGCGGGGCATCCATGTTTTTGTTTGAGTCGATGTGAAATAGCGTGGTACTTGTGAATAGAATAATGTTCGTGCAAAGGCACCAAAATCATCCGCACGAttacacaattcaaaaaatgcaGTGAGTGTAGTTTTAGGTGGATTTATTGCACGATCAATCGCTGTCTCGTTCGTGAAAAATACACGCTGACCGTTTTCAAGATGGATGGCTAACTGAAGAACTGCTGGATCCCGTTCATGAATTGGAAAACCAAAGATACGCCAAGCAGCTTCATTGGAGCTGATGTACCGACCAATTTGGTAGAGCgttatttcatcatttttattcactgGAGGAGCATTCACATTAGTATTTTCCACTCTAAACACAGCCATATCACTGCCTTTATGGACATACTTGCAAATGTATTTGATGCTCTTCACAGAAATGCAGAactcaacattaatatgagcATTATATGTCTTGCTCAGCAGAGGCGAATATGGCACCACCCAACGATTGTCAATATCAATGTCTgtgttgatgatatttttaataaatgattgtccGCCATTTTCAGGATTTCTTTGACGGTATATTGGGTATCCGTCGACATTTGTGACCGTATCATTGGTAAAATCTTtagggaaatttttagtacattTTCCATCAGCCATGCAAGGCGATGAACTATTAAGAGTACCACATGGACCATGAATCATGTTTGTtgtaacaatatcaaacagcAGTTGTTCAGTGGATGGATCTGGAATTTCCGCAGAAATGATACTATCGATTTCTTCAGGACGGATTTTGTCAATGAACCAAACCAAAATGTGTGCATGAGGTAATCCTCGCTTTTGCCACTCAACCGAATACATCCAGCAACCTGTGGGACCAAATACATGTGATTTAGTAATGAAACTTATTAAAGACTTCAACTTTTGTCTGAACACACGTGCTGTAATGTCATGGCGATGTATTGCATTTTGGCCAGGCAGTAGCAAAGATGTAATCTCTGGCCATTTTGGATTACATGTGaacgtgataaataaacatggTCGTCCATATTCGCGCACGAAAGTCAGAGCATCCTGTATATATTCTTGCATATGACGTGGACTGCCTACGTACGATGATGGTAAAATGACATGGTTACCAATTTCGGCGACGTCGGCGTTGTTGTTGATAGCGTCTCGCAAATAAATGTACTCTTCCGCGCGCAGCTTTTGTTAATTATGTCGTAAGTATCGTAGTCGTTCGCTCTCAATCTTCGCGTACATGTCGACCATGAATTGTTGACAAAGCTCACGAAATCgtaagattattatttcttctacgAATCACAATTTCTCATGCAGCTGTACAATCGCCAACCATGATTCCAGCAACATCATCAACAACGGGTGCATTGAATCTACGAATATGCTCTCCAGCTGGTGTTTTATCAGGATTAATGACGATAGCGTGATTATCGCTTTGTAATTGGTGCATAtgtgatttgaatattttcaacaactcGTTGTGCTCGTTCAAAAGAGCATCTAACTCGCTAACGATGCGCCTGGCATAAAGTGAATCAAGGTTATTATAATCACAACGTGCATTCACGCGATTGGCAAGTGCGCTTCCGGAATCCTCGCCGCCCATAAAGTAGATTTGTAAGAATTTATGTGGTTCGTTTGGCATTGGCAGCAGTGAgcctattttatgataaacttggcctCTGATTTTGAATGTAGAATTGAATTGTTGACCATTTGCATTAGTATTTCgaactatttctgttgctccgaacgatgtcatttgaaagcatGAATTGAATCTTTGAATTGACTTCAGGAACACGTTAGAATCTGGATCCGTGCCGATAAGTAAGCCGTTCAATGgttcaggtggtgtttcaaTTTCAGGTAGTTTTCCTGAAACGCACTTTTCCTGGCGCGAAACACATCCCAGCTggctcatttttgaatttcagagCATGACAATGCGGACATTCCTTGTCCATAGCACCAATTACCACTTTTGAATGaacataatattcaatatcgggctcatactggaatgctagacgcaggaatgaatcagatataaatgctcgatgtacctgttgtcgttgttggtcattcgttcttcgtctattgactgtgaaacggcgtgattgtcgttgttctaatcttctgacttcattgcgttcagctcgtaaatcttctggctcttcttgatgcaattgcgccattctgacacgtgcatcagtattttgttgctggatttgttcttctgttctttcgAATCTGCTATTTCGCAAGTTTTGAGCTTTACTTGTACTACGGCTCAAATCAGCCCTTTTGCGTTTTCTTGGCATTGCTCACTGTAcaaaacatacataaatagaattaatgaaattatttaatgatgaaaaatgttaaaagtataattagggccaggatttttgccgcagttttgaaatgattagttttaatttatgaaatcataacaaaaatataagttttatggaaaaatttttcaaacaaaagtaaaaaattaaattttatgaaaacattgtctcttataattttttcatacaaccaatatttccattgacatttcaaaataaagattcataatgattgattttttgggaactatgaaaatcttaattgttcaattacatttttttaataaaattaaattaaaattacatttttataagatcaacaacattttcgatataaataaaaaaaaagtatacttacaacacaaaatccgttgttattggaagctcgtgtcacgtgttgagtacttttaaggttataaaatcacttgattaactaatcgtgcaaaatacactcaaaattgataatttaattattattgataaaataggaatgattaaaagttaatatgagagttacactgagatagcaaaataataattttcaacgttactactacacttgatgcataaacaataatgatggccgacaactgtgtagggagtgagaaagaaaggagaccggcttcgttctcatccctactccgtgctgtttactgggtcagaagtgacacctgtagacatctggcggggataactaattaaatgacgattgatcagttttcgaccggagaggaaaaatgattaaattactaaaatggctattaaaaaataagggttgatcgtagaagggtgaaaattgaggattgtatgtatttttgtatgttgtatcataaaaaaatataaat harbors:
- the LOC123267960 gene encoding uncharacterized protein LOC123267960, encoding MYSVEWQKRGLPHAHILVWFIDKIRPEEIDSIISAEIPDPSTEQLLFDIVTTNMIHGPCGTLNSSSPCMADGKCTKNFPKDFTNDTVTNVDGYPIYRQRNPENGGQSFIKNIINTDIDIDNRWVVPYSPLLSKTYNAHINVEFCISVKSIKYICKYVHKGSDMAVFRVENTNVNAPPVNKNDEITLYQIGRYISSNEAAWRIFGFPIHERDPAVLQLAIHLENGQRVFFTNETAIDRAINPPKTTLTAFFELCNRADDFGAFARTLFYSQVPRYFTSTQTKTWMPRKQGSPVAACLNLFKSNALGRLFTVNPRHTECFYLRLLLVNVTGPLSFQDIRKVNGQQYPTYKDACLALGLLEDDYQ
- the LOC123267959 gene encoding ATP-dependent DNA helicase PIF1-like — protein: MLAEAALNCTAIQIRLLFAIALTTCFPARAQILWENHKASMTDDILHQHRIRCHDLTIRFSDEIYNEALIAIEDLCIVIANLPLSNFGMNSPNRTAPDLMNTEMNRELQYTTVEIAAIVARNVPLMNEEQRTIYDRIMLAVSAGQGGFFFLDAPGGTGKTFVISLILAEIRSNNGIALAVASSGIAATLLDGGRTAHSVFKLPLNIQNNPDAVCNIKKQSSMATVLKRCKIIIWNECTMAHKHSLEALNRTLKDIKNSDKLFGGTLLVLSGDFRQTLPVIPRSTYADEINACLKSSPLWPNLTLYKKGLL